GCGCACCTTGTTCAGGTATTCTTCGCGGTTAAGCGGGCGGATGTTCCCGGAGGGGTTTTGCGTGGTGTATGAAGTGGAAAGATTGATTCTTGGTTTACCGTTTGCGTTACCTCTGCGGCTCGTAATCAGCAGCACCCCATTGGCCGCCTGCGCCCCATATACCGCGGTAGAGCTGGCATCTTTTAACACATCGATAGAAGCAATATCATCGGGGTTAATAGAAGAAAGTGAGTTGTTGTATTGCACCCCATCCAGGATGATCAGCACATTCTGGTTACCGCTAATAGTGTTTTGTCCGCGTACGGAGATCGACGGCGTTGAACCGGCCGAAGTAACCGGCCCGACATTGAGGCCGGGCACATTACCCTGCAGCGACTGGATGATATTTGTATTAGGCGCATCCCTCACAGCATCCAGATTGGCACTGGCGACCGCGCCGGTCACGTAAGCCTTTTTCTGTTTACCGTAACCTACCGCCACCACGTTCACCTGGCTAAGTTGCTGGCGATTGGGTTGGAGGATTACGTTGAGTGGTCCGCTGCCGGTAACTGCCACTTCTTTGGGTTCGTATCCTACATAAGAAAAGATAAGGGCATTGTTTGCACCGCTGGCCGAGAGACTGAAAGCCCCTTGTGCATCCGTAACTGTACCGATGTTGGTATTTTTAAGTTTTACGCTTACGCCGATAATGTATTCACCCGTGGAGTCTTTTACCGTACCTGCTATTTTTTGCTGCGCGGTGGCCGCCAGTGACACCAGCACCAGCAGCAACGTTACACCACTGATAAATGGTATAGGAGGACACTTGTATCTGCAGGATAACGCCCGCAATGACCGTTGTGGAAATTTTTTCATAACGCAATTGAATTGATGGAGTAAACTTCTATGCTTATGGACTAAAAGTAGAAAAAATAACAACCGGTTGTTATTCTTCTTTGAAATTTGTTTTGATCTGGTGAATATTTACCCGTCAACTCAAGCCTGTATATATTTAAATATGTGCACTGTTTGAAAGTACAGGTTAAAATACCACCAGCATAAAAGGGAATCAGCAATTAACAACCGATTGTTAAAAAAAGTCCTATTTTGCACAGGTGAATATATCGGCAGCATTGAGTACATTCGACTGCCGCTTATTAGAACTTCCGTTATGAAAGGCAAAGAGATCACGATTTACGATATCGCCACCAAACTTGGATTATCCCCTTCGACTGTCAGCCGTGGACTGAAAGGACATTATACCGTTAGCCAGAAAACGCAACGTAAAATCGCCAGCACGGCCGAATCGATGGGGTATCGCTTTAACACCTTCGCGGCCAGCCTGCGAAGCAGCAGGACCAACACCATTGGCGTAGTAGTGCCGCGACTAAACAGCTATTTCATGTCGCAGGTAATTGCCGGTATTGAAAAGGTACTGAGCGAGGCGGGTTACAACCTGCTGATCAGCCAAAGCCTGGAAGATGTGAACAAGGAAATCAGGAATGTGAAAACTATGTTCAACAGTCGTGTAGACGCGCTGCTCGTATCCCTGGCGAGCGACACGAAAGAGTTGTCACACTTCGACGTATTTACCGAACGGGGTGTACCGTTGTTATTCTTCGACCGCATTCCCGGGAAACATACCGCACCGGCCATCTCGATCGACAATGAGCAGGCGGCCTACGAGGTAACGAAACACCTTATTCAACAAGGCGCAAAAACTATCATCCATATTACCGGCAACCAGCTTCGTAACGTATACGCCGATCGTCTGAAAGGCTACAAAAGAGCGCTATCTGCCGCCAAACTGAAATTCTCCCCGGATCATGTGATCATCAACGACCTGAGCGAAACTTCGGGCATAGCGGCGGCAGCGAAGCTAAAAGCCTTGAAAGCAGATGCTGTTTTTGTAGCGAACGACAGCTGCGCCGCCAGCTGCATGAAAGAAGCGAAACGCCTCGGCTTACGCGTTCCGGACGACGTCATGTTTGCCGGATTTAATAACGATATGATTTCCCGTAACGTAGAGCCCGCGTTGACTACCGTCGACTACCCCGGCATTGAAATGGGCGAACTCGCCGCCAGGAACCTGCTGGCGCACCTCGACGAACGCATCGACCTGAACCTGATGAAGGATATTTTGTTGAAAACCAGGCTGCTGGTGCGGGAATCGAGCAGCAAAAGCTGATTTTTGCCCAAACAACGCTACCTTTGCTGCTTGCAACTCAACACCAATCTTACCGACATAGCTGCCATCGCGCAGGAAAAGGATGCAGAAAATCTCGCGTTCAGGAACTTTCTTAAGTCACGGCCATCCGACGAAATAGACCAGCTGGTGCAAACGCTCGACCAGGAAATTACGCCACGGGTGGATTGCACGGCCTGTGGCAACTGCTGCAACTCCCTCATGGTACAGGTACTGCCGTACGAACTCACACGACTCGCCACGCACCTGGACCAACCTGAAAATGAAGTAAAAGCACGTTATATAGAAACTGGTTCTAACGATAGCATGATGCTCATGAACCAGATTCCCTGCCACTTTTTGAAGAACAAATGCTGCACGATATATGAGCAGCGGTTCGAGGACTGCAGGGTATTTCCCGGCTTACATCTGCCGCAGTTCACGAACCGCCTGTTTTCGATGTTTGCGCATTATGACCGGTGCCCGATTATTTTTAACGTGATGGAGGAGATGAAAGGCAGGTTGGGGTTTGTTTAATTGATTAATCAGTTCAATACAGGAAGGCAGTATAGAAGACCGTATCAATGAAAAATAGGGTATTAGAATTGACAATTACATTTTCATCGTGAATATCTTCCAGGATAATTCCGAGTTCTTTGTTGTAGTAATTATTTGTCTTCACGCCATTCCTCATTTTGTTTTCGAAGCCATTAAACGAAAGCAATCTATTAACATCTGAAAGATCAACCGCATCGTCAGAAGTAACAAAAGGCTGTCGTAGCACAGCATAAAGCACCGCTTCTATATGGGTAAATCCAGTAAGGCTATAGGCTGTATTGGGGAAGAGTAGATTATGAATCAGGATACTATTTAAGAACTCCAGCCAGGTAGCATAATAGATGCCGTCATTATACTTTATAACACTTTTGCTGGACCCATCGAAATAAACACTCGCTTCACCACCACGGGCCAGAAATTTAAGCGGGTCAGGAGCTCCTGTAATCCAAAGACCAAATTCCTTCGCGAACTGCGTTAGGCATTCGGCCTGCTCTTTTTTGATGATTGCTTTACTTTCGAAATCTGTTTTAACCGTTGTACTTGTGCTAAAGCGTCGGCATAAGAAATTTCGGGCTGCTGTGCAATGATCCGCTGTCCCCTCAATGACAGCTCCTTTAACGATATCTTCAAGTTTGCTTCTGGAATCATTGGTATTCATTTGGAGCAAATATAACGAATTTAGGTTAAATGTTATTTTGAGTTAAGCCACGCCACCTTCTGCTCCGCAACATGCGGCGCAGACAAAACAGCGCCGTACAGTTCGGGCCGCCTGGCCTTGATGTAACGACGCCCTCCGGCACTGACGAGCTTTTCGGGAGTAAGGGTGGCAATGGCGATAGCGTCCTCCAACTCACGACATTCGGCGATCACATCTCCAAAAGGATCAAGGATCATGGAACAACCGTTCTTCAATTGATCATCATCCATACCGATAGGGTTCGCAAATACGGCATAGATACCGTTATCGTAAGCGCGGGCAGGCAGCCATTTCATGAGCCAGCTACGACCTTTTAACCCGTCGAACTCGGCACGCAATGATGTAGGGTTCTCGTTGCGCTGATGCCACAACATGGGATCTACAAAGCCGGCACCGGGGCGTGGGGATGGAGTACACATGGTGACGTGAGGCATGAAGATGATATCTGCACCTAGCAAGGTGGTGGCGCGAACGTTTTCGATGATGTTATTGTCATAACAGATCAGGATGCCGCACTTCCAGCCTAACAGCTCAAATACAACATATTTATCTCCGGGAGTCAGATGTGGATTGATGAAGGGATGCAGTTTGCGGTATTTGGCGAGCAGACCGGTTTTATCCACGCATACATAAGCTTTATACAGCTTACCATCATCGCCAGCCTCGAACAAGCCGGCCAGGATGGCGATGTCCAGCTCAGAAGCGATGTGGATCAGCGCCTGGATGCTGGGGCCATCGGGAATAGGTTCGGCTACGGCGGCCAGCTGCGACCTGTCGAGGTGGCGAGCGAAGGTGTAGCCGGTAATGGAGCATTCGTGAAAAGCAACAGCCTGTGCGCCACGCGCTTTGGCGGCGGCGGCTAAATCACGGATCCTGCCCAGGTTGTAGACTTTATCATTACTCTTATTTTCAAATTGCGCGGTAGCGATTTTTATGGGGTGCATCTTTTTTTACCGCAAAGTTAGAGACGGCTTACGCGGGCATATTGTAAAAAACCGACAAAATTATAACTGCAGGAAATTGAGCGCAAGCGGGTTCGTAATGGATTGGTATTGCTGTGGGGTAATACCGGTATATTTTTTAAAGGATTTGATATAATGCGCCTGGTCATAGTACCCACCGTCATAAGCTAATCCGGCAAAACCTTCCTTCCGGCAGGCTTGCACCTGTTTGGCAGCGATAGTCATTCGCACCACATCGGCAAAACGTTTCGGGCCAATGCCTACGCTTGTTTTAAACCGTCGTTCGAGGGTACGCTCGGTTACGGAAAGCTCCTGCAATAAGCCTTTGATAGTAACAATGCCAGATGCATCCGTAATTAACTTTACAGCGCCCACCACCAATGCATCATTCGTTGTTTGATGACGCAGCTCGTTCAGCAGAAAATTATTGAGCAAAGCGATACGGGCATCTATGGAAGATGCGTGTTGCAGTTGCTGAACGAGTGGTTGTAAACGATTTCCAAAGAAGTTTTCCGCAGGAAAAAAGTAGTCGTGCCATTCGGTAGCGGGCACGCGCCAGAAGTGGTTCGCTCCGTACGGTTGAAAAACGACGACAATCCAATTGATCTTACCCGTCAGGCGAAGATCGTAAAAAGTATTCACCTGTCCGTACAGCCAGGTATCGCAGGGGTTTAACTGCCCGCCAATCAAGGCCTCCCCAAGATTAAAGACCAGCCCCGTATTACCATCTGCGAATACGCGGTGCATACGGTCCACCAACGGGGGCCCGGTAAGCAACAGGTAATGTTTTACCAGGTGTGCGAGTGATGGATGGGGATGAATCTGCATGTGATTATTCTTTTACGGCCACTTTGCCATCCCAGCGAAACACTTCGCGGGAGTGCGTAATCTTCGATTTTGAATTTCCATTCTTATCGGTCTCTTCCAGCACCTCTTCCTCTTCAATTGTTTTTACAATCTTCCCGGGCTGACCTCCTTTCTCTGAAGGAAAGAACAACCTTTCTGTATAATAATATACATCGGCATCGCCTACTTCCGCCTTACCGGGCAAGGCAAGTAACCCGGTGCCCGTCCAACCGAAATAGTAGTAATTCGTAGGAATGCCGCACGCCTCGCCACTAAAGCATATCCGAAAGATTTGCTGAAGACTGTCGAGCCCCATCGGACCTAGTACTTTGCCTTCGCAAAAGCTAAGTGATTCGTTGGACAACAGTTGCCACCTCCTGGCCGCGACGACGTTGGTTACACTATCTATCACCATTGCCTTGGCGAAATATGTTCCAGGCATGTCTTTATCTTTGTCAGGGATACAACGATCTATACCAAAGAGAAAACGTTTCCCTTCACGCGAATAGGCACCTATAGCCAGCAACCCTTTCCAGATATAGGCTTCGGTTGCGCTACCGTTTTCGTTGATGCGAACCCGTGCCCATTTCGTTTTAAAACCGCGTATTTGCTGGGCCGCCGCATCTTCTAAAAATGTTAGCCTGGCACCCGCGGTGAGCGTGCGAACAATTTTACCGGTAGTAGCAGGCTGGTCACGTAGGTAGGCGGTATCGGCCAGTACGGTCACCGTTTCGCCAGGCTGCGTGCTATTGTACACCCAAAGCCCCGGGTCTTCATCCTGTGCGAAAGCGCCAATGCTACTAATTAATAGTAATGCTGATAGTATAAACCGATGCCACATACGTCGTTATTTGAATCTAAATGCAAGATAATGATTTAAGCTGCTCGTAAAATAGATAGCCCCGTCCAACATGGCGAACGGGGCTCGATTACTAACAATAACGGGGACTAAAACGGAAGAAAGGGCGGCTACTGTTCGGGGCTCTTCGGAGCTTCTTTGTCCCGAAGTTTCGCATCCCTCGTATTCTTTTGAACCGCAATGGAGGAAAACAAGCTAAGTGCGAACGACATAGCATAGAAACCTTTTTCACTCCTGTCGAGGGTGGCGTTCCATAGGCCGACGGTCAGCAATAGAATGGACAAGAGGGTACTGAACCAGGCCAGCCCATAGTAAATATTGGTCACGGGAATGCCTTCCAGCTGGTCGCGCACGGCCTTTTGTACCGACACGGCGGAGAACAGGCCGAACATCAATACGGTGAAGTAATATCCCTTTTCATTCAGTTGCATGTCAGCGTTCCAGAGGCCGATATTAAAGGCGATCATACCAATAAACAAAGCGGCCCAGGAGGCGGCGACGAAGGCGGCGGATGGCTGTTGAATCTGTTTCTGTTCCATATAGGTTTAATTATGGAAACAAAGCTATCACCGGGCGGCGGCAACTTTTTTGACATTAGTCAAATCCGGCTATTACAATTGTTAAAACCGGCTGCGCACGCGGCTTAAGGTTTCCTGGGAAATGCCCAGGTAGGAGGCAATATAACCTAATGGCGCTTTTTCGAGGATGTGCGGCGCGTCATTCAGCAGCTGCTCGTACCGCTCCGCCGCCGTTTTAAAATGGGCATTCACAAAACGTTCTTCCAGGCGGATGTAATACTTTTCATAAGCGATGCGCACCAGCCGTTCCAGCTCGCGATGCTCGTCCATCAACGCACTTAAAGCTTCTTTCGAGATGCCCCATAACACGGCGCCTTCCATCAGCTGAATGTTTTCAACCGTAGGTTGACCGGTTATAAAGCTATGGAACGAAGTTACGAAGTCGTTCTCGAACCCAAACCAATGCGTAACTTCTTTGCCTTCGAGGTTGTAATAACCACGGAGACTGCCGGCTTCGACAAAGTATAGGTGACGACAAACGCGTCCTTCGGTGATGAGCATTTCGTTTTTGGGCAGCACCACTTGGGTGACGGCGGCCTGCAGGGCGTTACTGGCTTCTTCGCCGATGTGATGGATGTTCGTAAGTTGTTCCAGCAGCTGTTTCATGCTGTAAAATAATACAGATTTGCTTATTGGGGCAAGGATAGCAGCGATTCATCGGCTTGCACCAATATGCGCTGATAATACGGCGCGTGCTCATCTATGGCAGCCAGCAGGCCAAGGTAGCGGATTTTATGCATATCGGCTAATAACGCGGGGTGCTGCATTTTGCGTAGCAATGGTTCAAAATCATTTACCGCCAATGGTTTACCAGCAGTCCGTTCCAGCAAATCCATGAAGTGCTCGGCTTCCAGCTGCGCTTCTGTAAACAGGAAACCGCCGGCTAACAGTGGCTTACAACATGCGTCGAAATAATCATAGAAAGCGGGGTATTCGCTGATGTGCTGCCTGTTTCGCAAAAGCGCCCACGCCATCACGGTGCGGTAAATGTCTTCCGGCTGATAGGTCTTGGCCAGCTCATAATATACCGAACTCCAGGTAGGCTCCCAACTGTTTACCCGCGCGCCGTTCTTTATGCCGAGCCAGCGCATCCATCCTACATCGCCGGAGCGTTGCTGCGTTTTTTGTGCGGAGGAATGAACAGCGCCGAAGCCCTGGGTAAGAATAAGATCAGGTTTGATGGCGTTCACCAGGCTAGTCATCTCGTCGAAGGGGGCAATCGTATCGTGCCGGCTGCCTATCATATGCATCGTTTTAGCTTGATGCTGCAACGTAACCTGTACCAACGAGCCGCCCGTCCTTACCGGCTGCCATTCGCCGAATACCGGCGGCACCCGCTTTGGGCTATTTTCCACCTGGCGGATGATTCCGGCAGCAACGGTCCTACAGAGACACCATGCGAACTGCCCGCCTGTACAAACACGCGGTCATACTTTTCCAGCTGCTGTTTTAGTACGGCAATTAATTGGGCATCGCGTGCGTACTGTACGGTGTGAAATATGCTTAAGAAACGTGGCGACTCATGATTTTTCCACAATTGCCTGGCGAAGTCTTTGCCGGATTTTTCCACCAACCGCTCACCGAAGAAGGACTGGTAGGCCTTTCTGAAATAAGCCATTTCCTTTTGTTCCGGCGTAAACGTCCAGCCGCCGGCTTCCATATTATTCACCTGTTCGCGGTAGTATTCTTCAAACTCCTGGATATCCAACTGCGCAAACAATCCATTCTGAAAAGCGACCATCGTCACCATCAACTCATCCGGTTTAAAAGAAGACAACGCGCAGTAGTAAGGCATGTTCCAAGAAAAGTCCCAGGTATACACCGGTATCTGCTTCGTATAGCCAATATAGCGGCAGAAGCCCGCATCCAGTAAATTGCCGGCGGCCTCGCGGGCAGTGGCGGCGATGGGCTGCAATCGCTCCACGAGTATTACTTCGGGTTTGAACTTTTCGACTTGCTCCTTTATTTGGGAAAACATCGGGTTATCGGGATCATTGATGTGCCAGGTGCCCATCAGCACCACTTCTTTCTATTTACCTTTGAACCGCCGGATGCCGATGTCTTCAGACGTCTCTTTACGATCTGCCCAATGTCGTTTTAATGACTGATACATCGCCGTCGGCTCCGGGCATTGGGCATGAGCAAACAGACAGGCCAACAAACTGATAAACGAACCTATTATTTTCTTCATCTTGATAAGGGATAACTATCACGAATATATACTTTTAGCCTCACATTTCAGTACTACTACGGAAGCGCCGATCAACCCACCACTATAACTTTGCTACCCGGAAATCATTCTTAAAAACACAACCCCACACTGTAACATGAAAAGTATATCCGCGTACCTGGTGGCCGCATTGCTCACGTTTACCGCCTGCTCGAAGCCGGACAGCGAATCAGATCCCAACCCCATTCCCGGTACGGGCAAGGTGACCGAAGCTGGCGCGCCCGACGAAGACACAAAGGCCGAAAAAGTCATCGGCACTGCGGGCGGAACGCTTACCAGCAATGACGGTGAGATCACGATCGACATCCCCGCCGGCGCATTGGCGGCCAATCAAACTGTAAGCATTCAACGCATCACCAATAAAAACCCAATGGGTTTGCGGAAAGCTTATCGCCTGCTGCCGCATGGTGTTCAGTTCACCAAGCCTGTAAATATTACTTTCGATTACTCGGATGAAGATATTACCGGCACCATCCCCGAGGCACTGGGCATTGCTTACCAGGACGACAAAGGCATCTGGCAGGCAATCGGCAGTACTACATTGGACAAAGACGAACAGACGATCTCGGTAAAAACGACGCACTTCTCCGATTGGTCTTTTTTTGAAAGCTTTGTTATGAAAGCCTCTGCAACCTTTGTTGATCCCGGTACTACGGTGCAACTGGAAATTGAATCTGACGCCAATATTATGGGACCGCTTCAAAATGATGAACGCCCGATCGGCGAACGGCATTCCATGTCGGCCGAATTTGTTAAAGGCTGGAAACTGGCTGGCGCGGGCACACTCACGCCTAACAAGGAGAAAGCCACTTACAAGGCACCTGCTACTGTACCGACCGCACCTAACCCGGTAGCCGTATCTGCCGAAATAAAACTCAACAAGCCCGGTCTTTTCCTTGTACTTACGCATATCACAATTGCTGATGACGGAGAAATTTCTGTACGCGTAAACGGCGGCGCATGGATCACGCAGAAAGCAACGGCTGCTACTAAATTCGGTGACAACTATTACGGCGTGGCCGATGGAGATGGTGATGAAACGGGCCGTTACATTTTTATCCGCTGGACGGGCGGCGTAGGCACTACACCTTTTAAATCTCCCAAAGTGAATTACGGCACACATTCTCACTACCAGGTGAATGGCAACACTTACATTTGCTCTTATGTACAGGGAGAGGAACTGGTAGCCAGCGGTGGTGGCGTAACCATTACCAGCATGGGTGAAAAAGGTGGTTTCATTGAAGGTACAGCCGATATCAACCCGGCAGGTTATGGCCCTAAAATGGAGCCGGTAGCACGTGTAGAAGCGAAGTTTAAAGTACGCAGGTATTGGTAGGCAACACGTAATTATCATATAAAAGGCGGCATCTCATAGATCAACGCGACGCTTCATTTCTTTTATCGTCGCCATAGCAACTGCTGCAGCCACAAAAGCAAAGGGCGCCTCATGCATGATGAGACGCCCTTTTTGTTTTTTCTTGGGGTATGATCAACCTGGGATCACTTTCAAATAATGGGAGCTATTTGTGTCTAGTCAATTAAGTCCAGTTCTTTCAGCATCGCTGCCGCTTCTATCGCCATTGCGCCGCTCAGTTGGGTACTCAGGTCGGTGGTGGTGGCAATCGCGTTCCATTTGGAGTTGAAGATCACTGCCGGACGGGAAGTACCCTGTAACCAAAGCGTTTCCGCATTGATCCGCAGGAAGTTCGCGAACTTGGTTTTATCGGCAGCGCTCAGGTTACCATCGGTGATCAGCAGCAGCAGGTTACGAACCAGGATGCCTTTGAACAGGCCACCGTCTCCACCGCCTTCATCTTTCATGATGTTGCCGGATGTAAAGTCGCCTGTTAGTGAATTATTGGCTGTTCTCAATGCGTCGTTCATGTACACTACATCGCCGGTAAGTTTATACAACTCAACACCCGCACCGATGTGTACACCCTGGTTGTAAGTGAACTTCCAGGCTTTGTTGGTGCCCGTGCCGTCCAGTCCATCCCAAACCAAACCAGTTACAGGATCTACGAGGTTCACTTTCTGCCATTGGTAGATTTTCTTTGCCCAGTCCAGGTCAGCGGGGTCGCGGTTCAGCTGGTACATACGTGAAGCGATGATGCTTGCAGGCGCATTGGCCGGGGTGTTTTTGTTTGCCCGGTCTTTGTTCCAGTAGATACCGCCACCCCATCTATCATCCCATCCGCCTTTAATGTCGTTCCAGAGCAATTGAGCGGTGGTTTTGTAATTGTTGTCGCTGGTTACTTCGTACGCACGGATGCAGGCCAGGGCCATCCATTCCATATCATCATAAAAATGATTGATATAGGTGTTGCCATTCTGCGTTCTCATGCCAGCCAGCAAATCGTCCATCCGTTGTTTGATCTGCGGATCGTTGTTCTTGCGGATGTAAGCGTCTATCAGCACGTCCAGTGCATGGGCATTACGCCAGTAGTGAAAGGTTGTTTTGCCTGCATTGTTCTCGTTATAGTACTTACCCGATGCATTGTAAAAGTTAGCGATCAGGGAATTGTATGACGAATCGGCAATCAGTGGCCAGTTATAAACGTAAGTCTCTTTACCGGCGCCCGGGCCCGGACCGTCATCCACCGGCTCCTTTAAACAGGAGCTGAAGGAAACGGCGGCCAGCATGGCAACGGATATTTGTTTCAGGTATTTGTGCATAGCCGTTTATTTTACGATGATTTCATGTGTGTAATTCTTGTCTGCCTTGAAGTACACGTTTACGTCATTAGGCTTCGTATCTACCGCCGCTTTAAATTTAAAGGAGTTCTGCCAGCGATCGTTTGATACAGAACGGAGTTCCCAGAAAGAAAGCGCTGTAGCATCTGTAGGACGTTGGTTGTCCGCATTGGCGCTACCCCACCATTCTTCACCAGGCGTACCATTGTTCACCACGTTCATACGCAGTTTGTAACGCTCGTCACGCCCCCATGACTCCTGGCGGAATGTGATTACCTGGTTAGTAATGCTCCAGGTACCGTTGCCCACGTAAGGAATTTCGAACAGGAATTTGTTATCCGGTGCAAACCACAGACCAATTGTTCCCAGTTCGGTAGCTGTAGCAGTGGCATTGTTAAAGTCCAGGCGGATGCGGTACACTTTAGTACCGGTCTGCGTGTTCTCTCCACCTTCTTTCAGCAGACCAGCGTCCATGGAGAAGTAGTTTGGCGTACCGGTGTTACGGTCAGCAAAGCGGTATTTACCGTCTTTCAAACGCGTGTAGACCTCGAACACACCAGCGGTAGTCGCTTTCATTTTCAGCGCGCTGCCTAAAGTAGCGCCAACCTCTGTTGCATCACCGGTGAGGAATACATCCACCGGAATTTCTGCAAAACCGTTCGGCCTTTCCACTTCAATTGTGCGGGTTTCTTTTGCCTGCTGGATGTTGAAGCCTTTAGATGCATTTACTGTCCAT
This genomic interval from Chitinophaga horti contains the following:
- a CDS encoding YkgJ family cysteine cluster protein; translated protein: MPKQRYLCCLQLNTNLTDIAAIAQEKDAENLAFRNFLKSRPSDEIDQLVQTLDQEITPRVDCTACGNCCNSLMVQVLPYELTRLATHLDQPENEVKARYIETGSNDSMMLMNQIPCHFLKNKCCTIYEQRFEDCRVFPGLHLPQFTNRLFSMFAHYDRCPIIFNVMEEMKGRLGFV
- a CDS encoding LacI family DNA-binding transcriptional regulator; its protein translation is MKGKEITIYDIATKLGLSPSTVSRGLKGHYTVSQKTQRKIASTAESMGYRFNTFAASLRSSRTNTIGVVVPRLNSYFMSQVIAGIEKVLSEAGYNLLISQSLEDVNKEIRNVKTMFNSRVDALLVSLASDTKELSHFDVFTERGVPLLFFDRIPGKHTAPAISIDNEQAAYEVTKHLIQQGAKTIIHITGNQLRNVYADRLKGYKRALSAAKLKFSPDHVIINDLSETSGIAAAAKLKALKADAVFVANDSCAASCMKEAKRLGLRVPDDVMFAGFNNDMISRNVEPALTTVDYPGIEMGELAARNLLAHLDERIDLNLMKDILLKTRLLVRESSSKS
- a CDS encoding SusE domain-containing protein, with the protein product MKKYITALTLCLAAIVTGCKDDYELNVNMEPVERLTAPVNDKFTKLQPATSAALSFEWDQARAQDGSLVLYEVVFDKTDGDFSNPIGKMASDGGGIQNKLTLSHKDLNSLAGKAGIAALGTGKIKWTVNASKGFNIQQAKETRTIEVERPNGFAEIPVDVFLTGDATEVGATLGSALKMKATTAGVFEVYTRLKDGKYRFADRNTGTPNYFSMDAGLLKEGGENTQTGTKVYRIRLDFNNATATATELGTIGLWFAPDNKFLFEIPYVGNGTWSITNQVITFRQESWGRDERYKLRMNVVNNGTPGEEWWGSANADNQRPTDATALSFWELRSVSNDRWQNSFKFKAAVDTKPNDVNVYFKADKNYTHEIIVK
- a CDS encoding Crp/Fnr family transcriptional regulator, producing the protein MKQLLEQLTNIHHIGEEASNALQAAVTQVVLPKNEMLITEGRVCRHLYFVEAGSLRGYYNLEGKEVTHWFGFENDFVTSFHSFITGQPTVENIQLMEGAVLWGISKEALSALMDEHRELERLVRIAYEKYYIRLEERFVNAHFKTAAERYEQLLNDAPHILEKAPLGYIASYLGISQETLSRVRSRF
- a CDS encoding glycoside hydrolase family 76 protein; this encodes MHKYLKQISVAMLAAVSFSSCLKEPVDDGPGPGAGKETYVYNWPLIADSSYNSLIANFYNASGKYYNENNAGKTTFHYWRNAHALDVLIDAYIRKNNDPQIKQRMDDLLAGMRTQNGNTYINHFYDDMEWMALACIRAYEVTSDNNYKTTAQLLWNDIKGGWDDRWGGGIYWNKDRANKNTPANAPASIIASRMYQLNRDPADLDWAKKIYQWQKVNLVDPVTGLVWDGLDGTGTNKAWKFTYNQGVHIGAGVELYKLTGDVVYMNDALRTANNSLTGDFTSGNIMKDEGGGDGGLFKGILVRNLLLLITDGNLSAADKTKFANFLRINAETLWLQGTSRPAVIFNSKWNAIATTTDLSTQLSGAMAIEAAAMLKELDLID
- a CDS encoding AraC family transcriptional regulator — encoded protein: MQIHPHPSLAHLVKHYLLLTGPPLVDRMHRVFADGNTGLVFNLGEALIGGQLNPCDTWLYGQVNTFYDLRLTGKINWIVVVFQPYGANHFWRVPATEWHDYFFPAENFFGNRLQPLVQQLQHASSIDARIALLNNFLLNELRHQTTNDALVVGAVKLITDASGIVTIKGLLQELSVTERTLERRFKTSVGIGPKRFADVVRMTIAAKQVQACRKEGFAGLAYDGGYYDQAHYIKSFKKYTGITPQQYQSITNPLALNFLQL
- a CDS encoding nitrilase family protein; translation: MHPIKIATAQFENKSNDKVYNLGRIRDLAAAAKARGAQAVAFHECSITGYTFARHLDRSQLAAVAEPIPDGPSIQALIHIASELDIAILAGLFEAGDDGKLYKAYVCVDKTGLLAKYRKLHPFINPHLTPGDKYVVFELLGWKCGILICYDNNIIENVRATTLLGADIIFMPHVTMCTPSPRPGAGFVDPMLWHQRNENPTSLRAEFDGLKGRSWLMKWLPARAYDNGIYAVFANPIGMDDDQLKNGCSMILDPFGDVIAECRELEDAIAIATLTPEKLVSAGGRRYIKARRPELYGAVLSAPHVAEQKVAWLNSK
- the yiaA gene encoding inner membrane protein YiaA, encoding MEQKQIQQPSAAFVAASWAALFIGMIAFNIGLWNADMQLNEKGYYFTVLMFGLFSAVSVQKAVRDQLEGIPVTNIYYGLAWFSTLLSILLLTVGLWNATLDRSEKGFYAMSFALSLFSSIAVQKNTRDAKLRDKEAPKSPEQ
- a CDS encoding SH3 domain-containing protein; this translates as MWHRFILSALLLISSIGAFAQDEDPGLWVYNSTQPGETVTVLADTAYLRDQPATTGKIVRTLTAGARLTFLEDAAAQQIRGFKTKWARVRINENGSATEAYIWKGLLAIGAYSREGKRFLFGIDRCIPDKDKDMPGTYFAKAMVIDSVTNVVAARRWQLLSNESLSFCEGKVLGPMGLDSLQQIFRICFSGEACGIPTNYYYFGWTGTGLLALPGKAEVGDADVYYYTERLFFPSEKGGQPGKIVKTIEEEEVLEETDKNGNSKSKITHSREVFRWDGKVAVKE